A window from Streptomyces sp. NBC_00271 encodes these proteins:
- a CDS encoding HdeD family acid-resistance protein produces the protein MTDSRGPAPRTEPGPRPEGAASPPPDDAEELLAGLGRSWTWILGSAITTLVPGILVLVWPDETLHILAVLIGLYLVVTGVFRFVAVFGREEHGERIPGLLLSILFVLAGVLCLRNPLQTIAALSLIVGVVWLASGMLTAYTAIAMKALPHRGVVFCAAALGIVAGVVVLALPTESARALTRLLGLWLVLLGLIELVLAFAWRAALRRARAADPYGSAPSP, from the coding sequence ATGACCGATTCGCGTGGTCCGGCACCGCGTACCGAGCCCGGGCCCAGGCCCGAAGGGGCGGCCTCCCCGCCGCCCGACGACGCCGAGGAACTGCTGGCGGGACTCGGCCGCTCATGGACCTGGATCCTGGGTTCGGCGATCACGACGCTGGTGCCGGGCATCCTGGTGCTGGTGTGGCCGGACGAGACCCTGCACATCCTGGCGGTACTCATCGGTCTCTATCTGGTCGTGACCGGGGTGTTCCGCTTCGTGGCGGTCTTCGGCCGCGAGGAGCACGGCGAGCGGATTCCCGGGCTCTTGCTCTCGATACTGTTCGTCCTGGCCGGGGTGCTGTGCCTGAGGAACCCGCTGCAGACCATCGCCGCGCTCTCGCTGATCGTCGGCGTCGTCTGGCTCGCGTCCGGCATGCTGACCGCCTATACGGCCATCGCCATGAAGGCCCTCCCGCACCGTGGCGTCGTCTTCTGCGCCGCAGCGCTCGGCATCGTCGCGGGAGTCGTGGTGCTCGCCCTGCCGACCGAGTCCGCCCGCGCCCTGACCCGGCTGCTCGGCCTGTGGCTCGTCCTGCTCGGCCTGATCGAACTCGTCCTCGCCTTCGCCTGGCGGGCCGCGCTGCGCCGCGCACGCGCCGCGGACCCGTACGGCTCCGCCCCGTCGCCCTGA
- a CDS encoding XdhC family protein, with the protein MRELADTARRWAAQGRPAVLARPITEQGFGPRHPADALLIDEDGNRQGTLYRGAFDDHLAAEAAALPPGHTARVCEVAVHDDEVKEARLTCGGQAEILLQPLHTVPARWWDLLSEGADAALITRIDEERTQAVSDVVTPEGVTPGLQGDDPAAVAQAAEQARQLLARHRAGRETRRAAAGLVLIEACPAVPHLVIVGGGELAELLTTQAQVLGWQATVAYAVGDARKPMADRPAAACLIVLSHEPDLDIPALHTALTAGIPYVGALGSRRTQARRAAALTEAGLTEEQLRRIHGPIGLDIGARTPAETALAICAEVLAALGRP; encoded by the coding sequence ATGCGTGAGCTGGCGGACACGGCACGGCGGTGGGCAGCTCAGGGGCGCCCGGCCGTACTGGCCCGGCCGATCACCGAGCAGGGCTTCGGGCCCCGGCACCCCGCCGACGCGCTCCTCATCGACGAGGACGGGAACCGGCAGGGCACCTTGTACCGCGGTGCGTTCGACGACCACCTGGCCGCAGAGGCCGCGGCCCTCCCGCCCGGGCACACCGCACGGGTGTGCGAGGTGGCCGTACACGACGACGAGGTCAAAGAGGCACGGCTGACCTGCGGCGGACAGGCCGAGATCCTGCTCCAGCCGCTGCACACCGTCCCCGCCCGCTGGTGGGACCTGCTGAGCGAGGGCGCCGACGCCGCGCTGATCACGCGGATCGACGAGGAGCGGACCCAGGCTGTCAGCGACGTCGTCACCCCGGAGGGCGTCACTCCGGGGTTGCAGGGCGATGATCCGGCGGCCGTCGCTCAGGCCGCCGAGCAGGCCAGGCAGTTGCTCGCCCGCCACCGTGCTGGACGCGAGACCCGCCGCGCCGCCGCCGGACTCGTCCTCATCGAGGCCTGCCCAGCCGTCCCTCACCTGGTCATCGTCGGCGGCGGCGAACTCGCCGAACTCCTCACCACCCAGGCGCAGGTGCTGGGCTGGCAGGCCACGGTCGCGTACGCCGTCGGGGACGCCCGCAAACCAATGGCCGACCGCCCGGCCGCGGCCTGCCTCATCGTGCTCAGTCACGAGCCCGACCTCGACATCCCCGCCCTGCACACCGCGTTGACGGCCGGCATCCCCTATGTCGGCGCGCTCGGCTCACGTCGTACCCAGGCCCGCCGCGCCGCGGCTCTCACAGAGGCGGGGCTCACCGAGGAGCAACTGCGCCGCATTCACGGCCCGATCGGACTCGACATCGGCGCCCGCACCCCGGCGGAGACGGCCTTGGCCATCTGCGCCGAGGTTCTCGCCGCACTGGGCCGACCGTAG
- a CDS encoding VOC family protein, whose product MITNPKLQIAIDCTEPERLAAFWAAALGYEVEPPPAPFATWRAYWLDQGLSEEELGAGDCSDSAIDPHGVGPRIWFQQVPESKVVKNRLHLDLSVSGGRSVPLATRKERVLAEVARLESVGASRLRIEESDSSGSFFVVMQDPEGNEFCVH is encoded by the coding sequence GTGATCACCAATCCCAAACTCCAGATAGCCATCGACTGTACTGAGCCCGAGCGGCTCGCGGCATTCTGGGCCGCTGCACTGGGTTACGAAGTCGAGCCGCCGCCTGCACCGTTCGCTACCTGGCGCGCGTACTGGCTGGACCAGGGCCTGTCAGAAGAGGAGCTGGGCGCAGGCGACTGCAGTGACTCCGCCATCGATCCGCATGGCGTCGGCCCGCGGATCTGGTTCCAGCAGGTACCCGAGTCGAAGGTCGTCAAGAACCGGCTCCACCTTGATCTGAGTGTGAGCGGAGGCCGTAGCGTCCCGCTTGCCACTCGCAAGGAGCGAGTGCTTGCCGAGGTGGCGCGGCTGGAGAGCGTGGGCGCGTCCCGGTTGCGCATCGAGGAATCGGATAGCTCAGGTTCATTCTTCGTCGTGATGCAGGACCCGGAGGGCAACGAGTTCTGCGTTCATTGA
- a CDS encoding LuxR C-terminal-related transcriptional regulator: MAGIEESGQGSTVAWVDPMGDPFLRTRFAPPARPVTFLRRERLVEHLDQALLTPLTVVNGAAGAGKTLLVAEWVTGLAQPVAWFTADTADQQPGMFWAYVLQALRSSGMPVPGNIRCPADASRVDRTLLARLAAELSGRDRPAIVVLDEYDRVSAPEIAQQLEFVLHHAGPGMRLVLVTRTEPLLPVHRYRAAGELTEIRNAELAFTPEEAAVLLERHGLRLPAHAVGALVDRTGGWAAGLRLCALAARESPDPERYLKEFEAGRSTVADYLLAEVLKRRTAETQDLLLRVSILERLCPDLANALTQRTDAEPILAELHRENAFVEDLGHSWYRLHPLFREILRAHLRERCPGLEPELHQRAARWLLRSGFLPETMAHGAAAGDWDFTASAFVDGLAIGQLFTGLRRDELAELFSRMGPEATSPATDVVRAARDLSQCDLDRGLARLHQAEAGLAAGVPDAATDVPGPAAARLSCALLEALAARLAGAPLQAEKAAEAAEELRRAVPAHLLGQHPELIALLLTHLGSARLWAGRFEDARTALSAAAGCPGGASTALPREESLGHLALIDYLNGWLGRAERKALAATTDSERFGLCGSSGSDIGRMVLAAVAVDRNELDHAQALLDEAVGSRLATRDPVPATGRSLVTARLLLARGKTRAALAAVDPAVSADVASPWAQAHAALVASAAHLAEGRPEAAAEVLRQVPDDQPACVVEAARAQLAAGRPAAALDLLDRLRAEGPAGPAVTVRATLTRAQAALEAGDSAAARKLVGQALLEARRERLRRPFLEAGPWIRRLLGTAPLQPLAAGWLTTGDVPRLETPAPLVVQELSERERDVLRRLAQTMSTEEIAADLCVSVNTVKTHPKSVYRKLAVNRRNEAVRRARELRLL; the protein is encoded by the coding sequence ATGGCTGGGATCGAGGAGAGCGGCCAGGGGTCGACCGTCGCATGGGTCGATCCCATGGGAGACCCGTTTCTGCGCACGCGGTTCGCCCCGCCGGCGAGGCCCGTCACCTTCCTGCGGCGGGAGCGGCTGGTCGAACACCTGGACCAGGCGCTGCTGACCCCCCTGACGGTCGTCAACGGAGCGGCCGGGGCGGGGAAGACCCTGCTGGTCGCCGAGTGGGTCACTGGGCTGGCGCAGCCGGTCGCCTGGTTCACCGCCGACACGGCGGATCAGCAGCCCGGGATGTTCTGGGCGTACGTACTCCAGGCCCTGCGGTCCTCGGGCATGCCGGTCCCTGGCAACATTCGCTGTCCCGCCGACGCGAGCAGGGTGGACCGCACACTGCTGGCACGGCTCGCCGCCGAGCTGAGCGGACGCGACCGGCCCGCGATCGTCGTGCTCGACGAATACGACCGCGTGAGCGCGCCGGAGATCGCGCAGCAGCTGGAATTCGTCCTGCACCATGCCGGACCGGGAATGCGCCTCGTCCTCGTCACCCGCACCGAGCCGCTGCTGCCGGTGCACCGTTACCGGGCAGCCGGTGAGCTGACGGAGATCCGGAACGCGGAACTGGCCTTCACACCCGAGGAGGCGGCCGTACTCCTGGAGCGGCACGGCCTGCGCCTGCCCGCGCACGCGGTGGGGGCGCTCGTGGACCGCACCGGCGGATGGGCGGCCGGCCTGCGGCTGTGCGCCCTGGCCGCGCGGGAGAGCCCGGATCCGGAGAGATACCTGAAGGAATTCGAGGCAGGGCGGAGTACGGTCGCCGACTACCTCCTGGCCGAGGTGCTCAAGCGGCGCACCGCCGAGACCCAGGACCTCCTGCTGCGGGTCAGCATCCTGGAGCGCCTCTGCCCCGATCTGGCCAACGCGCTGACGCAGCGCACCGACGCCGAGCCCATTCTGGCCGAGCTGCACCGCGAGAACGCGTTCGTCGAGGACCTCGGACACTCGTGGTACCGGCTCCACCCGCTGTTCCGGGAGATCCTCCGGGCGCATCTGCGGGAGCGCTGTCCTGGACTGGAGCCCGAACTCCACCAGCGGGCCGCCCGGTGGCTGCTGCGCTCCGGATTCCTCCCCGAGACGATGGCCCACGGCGCCGCCGCGGGCGACTGGGACTTCACCGCCAGCGCCTTCGTCGACGGCCTGGCGATCGGCCAGCTCTTCACCGGTCTGCGCCGTGACGAGCTGGCCGAGCTGTTCTCCCGGATGGGACCCGAGGCCACAAGCCCCGCGACGGACGTCGTCCGAGCGGCCCGGGACCTGTCCCAGTGCGACCTCGACCGCGGTCTGGCCCGTCTGCACCAGGCCGAGGCGGGCCTGGCCGCGGGCGTGCCCGACGCGGCCACCGACGTGCCCGGCCCGGCGGCGGCACGGCTGAGCTGCGCGCTGCTGGAGGCTCTGGCGGCCCGGCTGGCCGGGGCCCCGCTCCAGGCGGAGAAGGCCGCGGAGGCGGCCGAGGAACTGCGGCGGGCGGTTCCCGCCCACCTCTTGGGGCAGCATCCCGAACTCATCGCTCTGCTGCTGACCCATCTGGGCTCGGCGCGCCTGTGGGCCGGGCGCTTCGAGGACGCCCGCACCGCGCTGTCCGCGGCGGCGGGCTGTCCCGGCGGGGCCTCGACGGCACTTCCGCGAGAGGAGTCCTTGGGGCACCTGGCGCTGATCGACTACCTGAACGGCTGGCTCGGCAGGGCGGAGCGCAAGGCGCTCGCGGCGACGACCGACTCGGAGCGCTTCGGGCTGTGCGGGTCGTCCGGCTCGGACATCGGGCGGATGGTCCTGGCCGCCGTGGCCGTCGACCGGAACGAACTGGATCACGCCCAAGCCCTCCTCGACGAGGCGGTCGGCTCACGCCTGGCGACGCGGGACCCGGTGCCCGCCACGGGCCGGTCCCTCGTGACGGCACGTCTGCTGCTGGCCCGAGGCAAGACCCGAGCCGCCCTGGCGGCGGTGGACCCGGCGGTCTCCGCGGACGTGGCATCACCCTGGGCTCAGGCTCATGCCGCCCTGGTCGCCTCCGCCGCCCACCTGGCCGAGGGGCGGCCGGAGGCGGCCGCCGAGGTACTGCGACAGGTGCCGGACGACCAGCCGGCCTGTGTGGTGGAGGCCGCGCGGGCCCAGCTGGCGGCGGGCCGCCCCGCCGCCGCGCTCGACCTGCTCGACCGCCTGCGCGCCGAGGGTCCGGCCGGTCCGGCGGTGACCGTGCGGGCCACGCTGACCCGGGCGCAGGCCGCACTCGAGGCGGGTGACTCGGCCGCCGCGCGCAAGCTCGTGGGCCAGGCGCTCCTGGAGGCCCGGCGCGAGCGGCTGCGGCGGCCTTTCTTGGAGGCTGGACCGTGGATCCGACGCCTCTTGGGCACGGCGCCACTGCAGCCACTTGCCGCGGGCTGGTTGACGACCGGCGACGTGCCCCGGCTCGAAACGCCCGCACCGCTCGTCGTGCAGGAGCTGAGCGAACGCGAACGCGACGTTCTGCGGCGACTGGCCCAGACGATGTCGACGGAAGAGATCGCGGCCGACCTCTGCGTGTCGGTGAACACGGTCAAGACCCACCCCAAGAGCGTCTACCGGAAACTGGCGGTGAACCGGCGCAACGAAGCGGTGCGCCGGGCGCGCGAGCTGCGGCTGCTGTGA
- a CDS encoding carboxymuconolactone decarboxylase family protein — MTLRVPKAELPVELREIMIEQLGAVPEPVEVLWNNPELAEANQEFSAKVATWDAADASLKTFAHMAVAAQVGCSWCLDINYFHALNQNLDLTKASQVPRWRQSEVFTPLERDVMEYAEAMTNTPTTVTDELSARLLDRLGPAAMVELTVFIGFANFATRCNTAHGITSQGYSDACEIPLAARPQNFGVASTA; from the coding sequence ATGACGCTGCGCGTCCCGAAGGCCGAGCTCCCCGTGGAGCTCCGCGAAATCATGATCGAGCAGCTCGGTGCCGTGCCCGAGCCCGTCGAGGTGCTGTGGAACAACCCCGAACTCGCCGAAGCCAACCAGGAGTTCTCGGCCAAGGTGGCCACGTGGGACGCGGCCGACGCGAGCCTCAAGACGTTCGCGCACATGGCCGTCGCGGCACAGGTCGGCTGCAGCTGGTGCCTCGACATCAACTACTTCCACGCGCTGAACCAGAACCTGGACCTGACCAAGGCGAGCCAGGTGCCGCGCTGGCGGCAGTCGGAGGTGTTCACGCCGCTGGAGCGGGACGTGATGGAGTACGCCGAGGCCATGACGAACACACCGACGACCGTCACCGACGAGTTGTCCGCGCGGCTGCTCGACCGGCTCGGCCCGGCGGCGATGGTCGAACTCACCGTGTTCATCGGCTTCGCCAACTTTGCCACCAGGTGCAACACGGCGCACGGGATCACGTCGCAGGGCTACTCCGATGCCTGCGAGATTCCGTTGGCGGCGCGTCCGCAGAACTTCGGCGTAGCGTCGACGGCATGA
- a CDS encoding CPCC family cysteine-rich protein translates to MTFIVVRGSAECGPYRCPCCGFITLAERGVFEICTVCRWEDDGQDEHDASEVHGGPNRGLSLRQARRNFHVFGACDERSAQFARAPLPEEHPDSGTPYGIGTLYSGS, encoded by the coding sequence GTGACCTTCATAGTGGTTCGCGGAAGCGCCGAGTGCGGGCCGTACCGCTGTCCCTGCTGCGGCTTCATCACCCTGGCCGAGCGTGGAGTCTTCGAGATCTGCACCGTCTGCCGCTGGGAGGACGACGGCCAGGACGAGCATGACGCCAGCGAGGTGCACGGCGGCCCCAATCGCGGCCTCAGCCTGCGCCAAGCTCGCCGGAACTTCCACGTGTTCGGCGCGTGCGACGAACGCAGCGCCCAGTTCGCTCGCGCTCCGCTGCCAGAAGAGCACCCTGACAGCGGCACACCCTACGGAATCGGCACCCTCTACTCGGGGTCCTGA
- a CDS encoding SHOCT domain-containing protein, with product MSTQMYLAYDYPLLSVFWSMLWFFLWIMWFILLFRIIIDIFRDDELGGWAKAGWLLFVILLPFLGVLVYVIARGKNMGRREMNQARAQQEAFDSYIRQAAGGTGTSSVDELAKLSEIRARGDITDEEFRRAKELVLSGQGPSSGSGTAASGQ from the coding sequence ATGAGCACACAGATGTACCTCGCGTACGACTACCCGCTGCTGAGCGTCTTCTGGAGCATGCTCTGGTTCTTCCTGTGGATCATGTGGTTCATCCTGCTCTTCCGGATCATCATCGACATCTTCCGTGACGACGAGCTGGGTGGTTGGGCCAAGGCAGGCTGGCTCCTGTTCGTCATCCTCCTGCCCTTCCTGGGCGTCCTCGTCTACGTGATCGCCCGCGGCAAGAACATGGGTCGCCGAGAGATGAATCAGGCCCGCGCGCAGCAGGAGGCCTTCGACTCCTACATCCGGCAGGCGGCGGGCGGCACCGGAACCAGCAGCGTCGACGAACTCGCCAAGCTGTCCGAGATCCGCGCCCGTGGCGACATCACGGACGAGGAGTTCCGCAGGGCGAAGGAACTCGTTCTGAGCGGTCAGGGCCCGTCCAGCGGCTCGGGCACCGCCGCCTCGGGC
- the sigJ gene encoding RNA polymerase sigma factor SigJ, whose product MTEDPFVVHRSLLFTVAYEMLGSSADAEDVLQESWLRWADVDRTQVRDPRAYLVRTVTRQALNRLRTLSRSREEYVGEWLPEPLLTSPDVAEDIELAENVSIAMLTVLETLGPTERAVFVLREVFEVPYGEIAEAVGKSAAAVRQIARRAREHVAARRPRVPVSRSEQQAVVERFLAALRTGQLQELLDVMAPDVVLIADGGGLAGAAPAPIHGAALVASMLARPDRVVSAVWLNGAPAGRIEIDGRVAAVSLVVEDGKVTRIHAIANPRKLTRLDEPAELTR is encoded by the coding sequence ATGACCGAGGATCCGTTCGTCGTCCATCGCAGCCTCCTGTTCACGGTCGCCTACGAGATGCTCGGCTCGTCGGCCGACGCCGAGGACGTGCTGCAGGAGTCCTGGCTCCGGTGGGCCGACGTCGACCGCACACAGGTGCGTGACCCGCGGGCCTACCTCGTACGAACCGTCACCCGGCAGGCGCTCAACCGTCTGCGGACCTTGTCGCGCAGCCGCGAGGAGTACGTCGGCGAGTGGCTGCCGGAGCCACTGCTGACCAGCCCCGACGTCGCCGAGGACATCGAGCTCGCGGAGAACGTCTCGATCGCGATGCTGACCGTGCTCGAAACGCTCGGGCCGACGGAACGCGCGGTGTTCGTGCTCCGCGAGGTCTTCGAGGTGCCGTACGGCGAGATCGCCGAGGCCGTCGGGAAGTCCGCGGCAGCGGTGCGGCAGATCGCGCGGCGGGCACGCGAGCACGTGGCGGCCCGGCGGCCGCGGGTGCCGGTGAGCCGGTCGGAGCAGCAGGCCGTGGTGGAGCGGTTCCTGGCCGCGCTGCGCACCGGCCAGTTGCAGGAACTGCTGGACGTCATGGCACCGGACGTGGTTCTGATCGCCGACGGCGGCGGGCTTGCAGGCGCCGCTCCGGCTCCGATCCACGGGGCCGCACTGGTGGCGAGCATGCTCGCTCGGCCGGACCGGGTGGTGTCGGCCGTGTGGCTCAACGGCGCGCCTGCGGGCCGGATCGAGATCGACGGCCGAGTGGCCGCTGTGAGCCTCGTGGTGGAAGACGGGAAAGTCACCCGGATCCACGCGATCGCGAACCCGCGGAAACTGACACGGCTCGATGAACCGGCCGAACTCACCAGGTAG
- a CDS encoding cytochrome c oxidase assembly protein — protein MGNPPQLTVGRLLTSWQLDVPALLVVVILGALYGWGVLRLKRRGEHWPLPRVGAFALLGLGTLVVATMSALAVYDHVLFWPAAVQNVLLDLIAPLGLALGDPLRLALRSLPERAAGRMQRALAGRLVRLLTFPLVSTALVLATELTVYFTPYFETALRDDWLHEVMYLHLLLAGSLFVMPMLTREAALPGWCTHPVRAALVFLDGIIDAVPGIVVMTHGSLIAGAWYLRHAPSWAPDVLHDQQLGGGAMISIAELVALPFLLAILVQWARTERAETVVLDRRLEAELVPATPVPGAAQTSELVRPWWETENSAVAQRIRHQRPGR, from the coding sequence ATGGGGAATCCACCACAGCTCACCGTGGGGCGACTCCTCACCTCATGGCAACTGGACGTGCCCGCGCTGCTGGTGGTCGTCATCCTGGGCGCGTTGTACGGCTGGGGCGTGCTACGTCTGAAGCGCCGGGGCGAGCACTGGCCCCTGCCGCGCGTCGGCGCCTTCGCGCTGCTCGGCCTGGGCACTCTCGTCGTCGCCACGATGTCCGCGCTGGCCGTGTACGACCACGTGCTGTTCTGGCCGGCCGCCGTCCAGAACGTCCTGCTCGACCTGATCGCACCGCTCGGGCTGGCCCTGGGCGATCCGCTGCGGCTGGCCCTCCGTTCCCTGCCCGAGCGTGCCGCCGGGCGTATGCAGCGGGCGCTGGCCGGACGGCTGGTACGCCTGCTCACCTTCCCGCTGGTCAGCACGGCTCTGGTGCTCGCGACGGAGCTGACGGTGTACTTCACGCCGTACTTCGAGACCGCCCTGCGCGACGACTGGCTGCACGAGGTGATGTATCTGCACCTGCTGCTCGCCGGCAGCCTGTTCGTCATGCCGATGCTCACCCGCGAGGCGGCGCTGCCGGGGTGGTGTACTCATCCGGTCCGGGCGGCGCTGGTGTTCCTCGACGGGATCATCGACGCCGTACCGGGCATCGTCGTGATGACCCACGGCTCGCTCATCGCCGGTGCCTGGTATCTGCGTCACGCGCCGTCCTGGGCGCCGGATGTGCTCCATGACCAGCAGCTGGGCGGTGGCGCGATGATCAGCATCGCCGAGTTGGTGGCGCTGCCCTTCCTCCTCGCGATCCTGGTGCAGTGGGCCCGTACCGAACGCGCCGAGACCGTCGTACTGGACCGCCGCCTGGAGGCGGAGTTGGTCCCGGCGACGCCCGTGCCGGGGGCGGCACAGACATCGGAACTCGTACGTCCCTGGTGGGAGACCGAGAACAGCGCAGTCGCCCAGCGCATCCGGCACCAACGGCCGGGACGTTGA